ttgcccgcgtttgcaccgaacgcacgcggcgtttttatataaatgcgtatttggtgccgcagctaaacgccgcctcatctccctccctcccgtccccccacagcctttcgcgcgacggaaaaagttgcgtttgctctctatatatggaaaggaggaaagagacgcttaattctgcagccctttggcgctgagccgtgctccctcaagggctgcagaagatagcgccaacctttccctttccctcaagaaccacttatcatcatcagggagcacggcgcagaacgcgcgtttgctctccgacttgcgttcgctccccgtgaaagcacgcgtccctcgctccctttcactcgcacatagagcgtccggagcgcggcaacttttattgcgatagcaattatatggacactcaaaagcagatttctgccgtcggcgtcgccgtcgtcgtcgccgtgaggttccgtatgacgtcatttggagaagaaatcgccgccgcgcgccgaacgctgtatgtgcgagtgaaagggcgcgaggggcgcgtctttcacggggagtgaacgcacggcggagaacaaacgcgcgttctgcgccgtgctcgcttaagggctgcagaagtaggcgtctcttttctcctttacaatcaccatatatgtagagcaaacgcgccttcttccgacgcgcgagaggccgtgggggagggggagggaagggaggcgacgtttagctgcggcaccaagtgcctatttatatcagaggctccggcaacagtcaccaacgccgcacgcattttgagcgaacgcgggcaaaacgccgatggtgtcgacaacagttctgcgtgttgccgatgctgctgcatgtccaagtttatacagctgataaaggtaatatcattactccgtatagctctctacaagtttgctatcgcaattgatgcttcgcctttcaggtgaaactgcgacaactttttttcatcgccgtcgacgtcatacggaacctcacggcgacggcgatgccgacggcagaaaactgctttggagtgtccatatagtcgCAATAAAATGGGCCAAAActcaaaattctgcttccaacagtcacttgAATTTACCTTAAActctgaaatgcaacaaatttcattattATCAGTCCAGGGGTTTCTCAGAAAAGTGCTTCTGCGTTTTGCATCTaattgaataggcggcatcggagttgggcccgcgCTAAAGCTTCGTCTTAAGTAGACTTTTAGGACTGGATAAATGAAACAAAGATGCGAAAATAAAGGAGTATGATTAAACAGTTATGAATGAGTGTATGATTAGGAAAACGCTCGTTTTGTTAACGATATAGCGATTCTCACAAGTACTGCAATTCTGGCGCAGCGGTGCTGTTTTCTTTTAATAACGAAaaacattattaaaaaaaaaacgacggtgCGGGTTACCATCTGAAGacctgtgatgttccgtattcaTAACTCTCACGACCGAGCACTGTAGGTTTTAAACTTGCATCTTACACTgcgttttataaataattttttttcctcgaacagcttggctaacgttagctgggatacacgcatcatcatcatcatcatcatcatcatcatcatcagcagcagcagcagcagcagcagcagcagcagcagcagcagcagagcagcagcagcgcagcagcacagcagcagcagcagcagcagcagcagccagcagcagcagcagcagcagcagcagcacatcatcatcatcatcagcagcagcatcagcagcaagcagcagcagcgccgcagctagcagcagcaagcagcagcaggccgccgcagcagccgcagccgccgccgccgccgctatatttatttccactgcaggacgatgggcCATTacagtcacagaatggataccaagagaagggaagcgcagtcgaggatggcagaaaactaggtggggtgatgaagttaggaaatttgcaggtgcaagttggaatcagctagctcaataCAGGGGTATTGGAGAGCACAgcacttcgtcctgcagtggacataaatataggcttatgatgatgatgatgatgatgatgatgatgatagaaaaGGCGGTGACTCACAGCGGCGGAAAAGTgcttgagaaaaaagaaaggaattcgTGGGGCCGCATCATTTATATGGAGACGGATTACCACCGAAGCTGTTTacgctgcatacatgggctgcatacataaTGAAATCATCcatttttttcatacggcaccacactacacCGACACAAACACCGCCGCGTTCACAGCACCTCCTATgcatttgccgcaaccgctgctgcagccgcgccggcgccggtacctccgacgcgcgtgacgttataaccacagaagcgtaggccacgtgcacaggcgctgtCGCGAcgctctttccccctctcccccttccCGTCTCTATTGCTGCAGCACCGTTGCCACACTTTCCCCATCTCCCCTCTCCCAAcgaacgcgcgtgacgttataaccacataAGCGCAGACCACGTGCGCAATCATCTCCGTTCCCGTCCACGATAAGGACTCAAGCTGCCTTGAGTACCCCACCCCCTCTGGTAGcgcatgcgggggatgcatacaggggctagaggtaaacagcttcgctgtaaatatgTACTGTACTTTGGGAACAGCGGCTGACGAAACAGTGTTAAATTTAAGTCGAAGATGTGGAAACAGTATGGATAAGCGCAATGTGAGCAAGCCAGTTACGGAACTGCATCGAGCCACATAAGGTAGCCTCGCAAAAGGAAAATGTTATTGAGAATTCAATGCCCTATACTGTTCGAAGCTGGATCAGGGTGCACGAGAACGCCGGATTGCTGGAAAAATTTTGCCGGTGCCGACAATTTATGCGTAGGGTGTGGAAATCGCACGGTAATTAGTGAGGAATTTTTGCTAGTGTGTGTTCGCCCGGAGATAAAAGAGGACGTAATTATTCTGCTCGACGTCATAGTTTGTAAAGGTAGCAAGGAAAAGGCGAACTGATCCGCTGTGAATAGCAGTAAAAGACAAATTGGTTATTTGTGGCATAAAATTTGGGAAAACAACCATTGCTAGGAACATaacattttttaatgaaaataaaGCTTCGTTcactgatgcgtgtaaagcgtgcggacacagagaaatgctgcgacacatgctctgggaatgtgccggcaacaacgccACCGAAACCGCCGCCATTCGCGACGCGCTCCTAACGGCGGACGTTACCAGAGTacaggaagcctcgagctcgctctttcccgccgccgccgcggctggCCCCGGCTGcgggggccgccggggaccttctccgtcggcgtcgccgccacTCGAAGGCGGCCCTCAAAAGTttggagctggaagaccagctctgggccgtccggcaagccgaagatgccgcacgagcccaaggacttcgagccgccaCCTGAGGCCACCAAAACCAAAATTGCCGGCGCATTCTTTTCAATTTCGCTTTGTTATCATGATGTACAGATTTTAAAGGTTGATGTTCAAGACAGCAGACATTTGAAGGTAGCGAGATACTTAGCTGCAGCCACCGTCCTgttacaaagataatgttaattCATAAAAGGAAGCATTCAGCCAATCAACCAATCTGTACACCCATCTCCACCGACATACCCTCCACCGACCCCTTTGCCAGTCCCTCCGTCCATACGACTGAAAGTTGGCGGCGATGTCAAGGTTGCCGTTCAGAAATAGAGGGAAATTTGTTATCATAAGTCACTATCAACAATGAAACATCAACAATCTTGACGACGCATCAAATTCTAGCTATATGAATGGTGTTCTTAAGAAATTAGCATATCAATGTTCGCTTCGCTATTGAGACCCACATTCAGAAGACGTTCATGGAGTCCGAAATATTCTTGAATTAAATTACATGCAAAATTCAGAGCCcgtccactactgtgaagatggaagccagcgaagctgtatggtgggtctgctgtagtgaatattgctatagtgaatttatataataccattattgattatattgagcgtcatcggcatgttcgtcaaagagcaaggacatcggcgtcttgttttcgcccggcgcggtggccaagtagtgcgtttgctgcgccaagtccgccccatcgtcatacaCTAGCGCCACAGCGTCCATAGCcatggcacactgcacggcagcgtcaggatcctgctgagatctctcccgctcctgatCTCGGCGGCTCACACCCATATGTCCAACGCGTGTATGAGCCACAGCgcgatctctttctttctttctttctttctttctttctttctttctttctttctttctttctttctttctttctttctttctttctttctttctttctttctttctttctttcttttccctggctcatacccgcatgtctaatgcgggtatgcgccacacgtgattttattattgttaatcatGACGTacctgacgagcatgtgatgttatcgATGTCATGACTgatagtcatccgttttgacacctgtgctaaggcagaACTAGCGggataaatgtttttcctcctcctcctcctctagcGGGAAACCGCCACCCACATacagccaaaccaccacgcacatggagccgaaaagGTGATgatgatatctttttttttttgtacacgcggACAGGATCCTGGGGGAACTACCCCTTAACAGCCTCGCTGTAAGATAGCATTATGTGTGTTATGTGTTATGCTTGTACGCAAAGCAAATTGGATGCAACACACACATAAAAACGGGCTGGGCGTTTATCTTGTAGCATCGCAACATGCTGCAAACATTTAGATTTCAAGCTGGCAGCACTGAAACTTTTCACTTCTCTCCTTTCATCGTAGAGCCAGTTTTCCTGTTATGGATACCTCCATGTTTACGTCTAGCAGTGCAGCCTCGAGTATCCTGATGATATGCGACATGACCGCTTCGGTCATATATGAGCCTCGTGCGGTAGGTATGGTTACACAGGAAGCACCGCCGCAAAAAAAACGGCGTTAGACACGCGCCTTGCTAATGCTGGAACGGTCTCGTGCACACCTCCACAACGTCCTGGTAGCTCTGATTGCGCCGAAGGGTTGCAACGTGACAAAGAAGAGGGCGACGTCAACGCGCTCAGGGGCAGACCGCTGCGCGAACTGGTTTTCCTGTTGCTGACGACACAGTGTCGGCCGCCCGGCCACCGCTATCAGAAGGAGCAACTCGAGACGGCCGCCAAAAGGGTCGGCGGTGGGGAAGGCTTGCTGATCGCACGAGGAAAACGCCACACGCGACGCGCCGAGCGCCGAGCACTCTACAGCAAAGGTACGTGTGCGTTTCTGCGAGGCGTCTTTTCTTCCAGTGCTGACAGGCTTTTAACAAGGACCCTAGCACTAATTGAATCTGTTGTTGCGAGACAATCTAGTTGTGCAGAAGAACAGCGAAGACAAAGAAGTTTGTAAGTCTCTTGAAGGGGCACGCGTTTTCATTCAGTTACCGTTAAGCAAATACAGCAATTTACTTAAACCCCAATATAACAACGTGAGGGACAATGTACGTACCGTGTAATCAACAGACTGTTACCGCGTGAATGTTTGTCTGCAGCTTGCGTGGGGGTTATCCTGTTCCACTTCCGCTATTTACCGAGAGTGCCTTGTTTCATAACTACACATGCAGGTTTGATGCCCTTTGTCGAAGCCAAAACCGCTATTAGGTAAACTTAATGCTTCTTAAGCATTTACATAATTCATATTCAATGCAGGAAATAAATTCAAAATCACaaatttctaaaaaaaagaaaaccagtaCTCATTTTATATTCTGACTTGTTCGATATGACATGCTCTGTCAATCGGTGCACATAGTCGTAGCGCCGCTCTGGGCGCAAACGAATGAGGAACCACCTTGGTAATACATTTGAGATGACGATCAGAAATTAAGGGGTAAATAGCTTATAGATCTTTGGTAATAGTTGCAGAAACGTATTTGTTTTTCACAAATTTTAATTCCTCTTGAATATTGTATTATATACATTTTTGTTCGTTTACGCCTAGCTTACAACTACGAACTAGTATAGCGATAAGTTCTTGAACATAGCAGTCAGTGATTGTGATGCTTCCACAGTGACTGTACGTAATGGCAGTACTAATAATGATGTCAAGCTTCGTTACTTTGACGACATCATCTTCATCATacttatgtccgctgcaggaagaaggcctctcccagcgatcttcatTATGACTAAGGGCTAAATAGAAATACCCAGTAGTAGTAACTGAAACGGTTCTGGCTAGATTTTGCATGACTGAAATACTATAACAGAAAATTTGTCACACAGAATTGAATATTGCATGGTAATGCATCATATCCGCCATTATTGGCTTGTATTGCTCCCAGTTTTGCGCTTCGGAATATTGCACACTTTGTGTATGCACAGCTTTCTCGCTTTTGTATTCCTCGAATTATACTATTACAAATCAGCATTGAGCAGGAGTAATGATGTGCGTAGTGTATGGTTCTAGATAAAAGGCTGCCAAAATAACCCTCTTGCAGCGAACAATGCAACGTATGACTGTCGTGGTTCTAGGGCAGCCGAGAGGGTTTTTTCAGCGAATTGAAGGCGAGCTGGGGGTGGTTGTCATTTGTCGGCCACTGTCCTGCCTGGTTACAGCACTCCGCACACTAGGAAGGGTGTAGCGGGGAGAGAGGACGGCCTCGCCCTCCTCCTGCAGCGCTACCTTGAATAGACTTGCGTTGTTATCGACTAGGCTTGATTCCGGCATCTCTTTACTGGCTTTCCGtgcgaagagaaaaaaaaaatgacagtgatAATTATTTCATAAAAGCAGTCAACAGCGCTCAGAGCGGACGAACAGAACATGCCATAAGATGAACTTGAGATGTAGATAAATTTTTGTTACTGTTGTACTTCGGCTCACTCCCAACACCATGCACTCCTTTGCGCTATATTTATTATGTCGACACTATGATGGATCACGAAATTTCTTGTCATCCTTAGCTCCTCCTCTCCTCAAGCAGATAAAATTGCTGTGTATTTTTGTCCTCACGTTTACCGTTTACACTTTTCTTTAGGTTGAAGGAAAAGAAGCAATGGCTGGTATTGGTCATCTCCTCCTTTTCGCTGCCCTCTTCTATGGTAAGCGGTCTTCCACGCAAAATGAAATAGTGTAACACTACCTTAATAGCAACTCTGCAAAAACAACTCCGGTGTCAAAAGATTCTGTACCAGCTCAGACCTTAATTTATCAGCACCTGTTGCTAAACCACGCTCACAATGCTTTGTGACAGTACAAATCGCACATGAGTGACATCTGCGAGAACTGAAAAGAAGAAACCGAAAGTTGGTGCCTCTTTCATATTCACAGTTTGCTGGGCGGGCGGTGCAAGAGACTCCAATGCTTTCATGGACCAGATCCTTCTCCAGAAAATGCCGACTCTTGTACGATCGAACTCAAGACTCTATCCCAACGTAACGATTCCGGAATTTAAATTCAAAGTAAGTCCACAATACAATCTCAGCTGCTAACAAACTTTTGTTTTCAGGTCATGCGTCGTGTCATATTGTCAGCACTATATCTTTCCCGCATCGTCACATCAGTTTCGCCCATCGAACATATAAGCAATGAGCACTTCATTTGATGAAAGTAATAATGGAAAGCAATCGGGTGATTTGTTCTCTCTAAAGAAGGGTTCTGAGCACTTCCTTCTGTTATCCTACAGATTGCCCCAAAATGGAAAAATATTGCAATTGCCCTATTTTCCATAATATGCGAGAGAGAGAATAAGTTTATTTGCTCCAGAGGTGGGGTGCACTATCTTagtaatgtgaaagcattatatgccccattaggACGAAATTCCGTCGGCGTggccgaaagatggtaccaaaaatgaccGACGCCCCTGAACACGAAAAACacgtaaaaaatgctcggatAAACACGTAAAATTTCTCAGAGAGCttcctgtaaacgaagtaaattaATAGCTCCGGAAAGAAAATTTGCCACATTTCGGTCTGGGTTGGAATCGAACCCGGCCCTCCAGGGTgtgagacgagcacgctttcccgacaccacggtggctccacggttcCGGCTTACGAAAGGTGTGAATAGTGCTGGCGTTCATGACGCGTtcatgagcgcgttcatgacgtttcGAAGTCTataaacggtataatgctttcgcattcccacacgtaagtaGTCTTTAGTGTCTCTGCCGATTTTTGTCACACTGCTAACTCTCTGATGCTAGTTTATACAGAAGGGTGCCGTGGAAAAGAAAACATGATGGTAAATCCGCAATTAAGAAGCATCAATTGTGCCATTGAATTAAACAGACACTGCAACTACTTTATCAGTGTATGCGTGTTTCTTGAGACTCACTTAGGCGACGTGCGAATACCTGTTAGTGTTATGCTACGTCTACCAAATGGACTTTGTTACACAAGTTGTCGCTATGCAAGTCATAATAATACAAGCGCCATCTTCAGTGAAAAACCGGCTGCTTATTATACATAAAAACTATGCGGAGGTGAGCTCCAGGATACAGTAGGAATTCAAAATGTCATATAATCTTGATTTCTGTTGATCCGCTTATGAAATAAGCGGATAAACATGCACTATACAGATACAAACAGTGAGTGTAGACTTGTAGATGCCTTCATTTTTATCAAAACACAGCTCATAATTCCCTTTTGCAGCAAAGATTGACCTAAAAGACAAGGGAAACCGTCATTTATAAAATGGTACACTCAATCTAACGCGTTCATGATGTTCTTGTGCCACCACGAATTCCACGATAGTTTCGCCTACTCATGCCCGAATTGCTCAGCAATAAAGTACGGTGGTTGGCTGGTTGCGACAGTTTTGTTATCTGCCATTAGCAGCACATTTTTCCTTCATTTATGTCAACAACTGTGTATCACCCAGGAAACGCTGTCCTAATCAATGATGTGGATTGTGGGGAGAAGCTACAGAACTTTTTATCACGGCGTCCTCACCAGCCTTTAGTTTCTTCCGCTTTCCGGAACACCAAGCGTGTGTGCAAAGCACAGACGACCTATTCGCTACATCGGAATTGTACTCAGTCGGCGTAGTTTAGCTTATTACTTCTCCTCAATGTACCTTTAAGCACGGTATTCCATGCAGCGTGTTTCAAGGTGGCAACAAGCGGTCTTTCTGCCTGCCGATCTAGAAAACAACTCATAGGAGACATCGTCTAAAACAACGCAAGTGCGTCTTCATGAATGCCTGTTTTCACCACAGGTAGAAGCTACCCGGGGAATCAACCGTGACCTGAAGGTGAAGATGAAGGAAGGAGCTATAAGAGGTTTTGACACCGGCGTTCACCGCACTACTGACTGCAACCCGCCTGCACCTGTGGCGTTCAACGTCAGCATTTCCTGCGTGCTCGACTTCAATGGCATCTACACCACCTTCCTTGCCAAGGTATACGCATTTGTATTTTACCCGGGCGTGATTCGAAAAAGACGTTTTTTACTAATAAATTTCGGCAACCTCGTGAACTTTACGGCAGCACGTGTGATGACTGaagtttttgttgttgtttttttcccctcagtgctatacttagcaaaaaaaaaattaaattatggggttttacgtgccaaaaccagctctgattatgaggcacgccgtagtgggggactccggaaatttggaccacctggggttctttaacgtgcactacgttGCAAGCCAATACATTTTTTGTGCAGTGTTTATAAAATTTAACAGTGCTTTCTATTTTGTGCTGCCTACTAAGTTCTGTGTGTGTATCGCTAGAAGTCATATTAACGTAGGGTGATAAACTTTTTatagcgcaaacaagagacaaggcacaaaagggaggTGAAACACAGGatttgtctcttgtttgcgctctaaaaagtttatcaagtatgcaccaactaggtccacagaaagttcttctaaaCGTAGGGTGGCGTAGCATGGGTGCAATAGTGGTGTGTTGCGTAACGAATCTCTACAATCGAAGCTGTACTCAACATGACGTACTGCAATAATTCGCGCTCATGCAACTGGTCCTGCCCCGCGATTGGGCCAAATGTTATAATAAAATGAGTGAATAGAGACACAATATTTGAGATAATATTTAGGTAAGAACTTATACTTTCCGTTAGGTCGTTCGTGAAAGCTATTTTCAGTTGGCCGCTATGAAATCGTACGAGCTTAGTCGTATCTTGACAAGGATTTTGGTTCAGGTGATCTCAAATAACGAATTCACTTGGTCCGGATTATCATGGTTTATGGTTTTTTGGTACTAAGCACTAAGCCGCGATTTTATTCCTAGCTTCGGCGGCTTCATTATGGTAGAAACGaatgtgcaaagaaaaaaaaaaaggatgcttGTGTATACTGATTTTAGGTGCGTGTTAAATTTCATGTAGTCGATTTATCTGGAGCCTTGTACAGTGACGTCAATTATGCTTCGGAGcgtaaaaatgcatcagtcaatCGAATTGTTAGTCCATGGCAGACACTTGGTAAAAGAACCAACGCACGCAAACCATAGGATCACAGCATGGTGTCTACTACTCTTCATTGCTCAGTTTTCTATGACGATATTACGCGGAGTCTCAGCCATAAAATCGCACTGTTGCTTACAAAATGGCCCTCGTTCTTTGCACATAACAGCGAGTCTAATGCGTTGAAGAATAGAATACGATAACTTAAATTACTAGACATATCTAGGGTTTCAAAGCGCCATCTTTGGTGAACGCACACATCTACATCGAGATTGAAAAATAGCGACGGTCTTCAACGAGCAGGGCACCTATTCTAATTTGTCGTTTCAATACGTGCGCAGACTGAGGGCGACAACCTCCTGGGTACCGAGAAACGCGTTCCAGTCAACGTGACCGTTGTGGATACCACGGGTCGTTTCGAGGCCACGTCGTCTACTGGAAGGGCTGGCATTGTGCGAACTTTCCACATCGACAGAATCAGGCTGCGCACTACCTACGGAGACAACCTCCATCTCAACGACGCACGCAAGACAGAATTCATTCGTCAGATTGAAGAGAAAGTGATGGCTGTGCTGTACGATGCTCTTTACAACGATTACATGCATCTCCTTAACCACGCCATCGATGGATTGCGATTTCCTAATCCCTGAGTCTACGATGTATGCGGTGTCTACAGAACACGTGGACGGCAGCGCGGTTTATTGTATGTACGGCCAGGTTCACAGCCACGTGCCAAGGTCTAGGAATGGCACTAAGCATCATTGTGCCAAAAGCACGGCAAGGATGAATGCATAAATATGTATGCGGGGGGTCAGGAGATCTGTATTCTTATTTAAATTAACACTaaatacataaaaaaaatcaTTCGTTACGCCATGAAACCATCTTACTGTTATGCCTTTAATAAATCGTGATAAGTCAATCAATAAAGCTTTTGACATATGTCCGCTTTGGTGTTGAGTCTTTCATTGCGCCAACCGGAGAATGAAAGGACGGCATTCAGCACGTTCTCGTAATTTCAGGCCCATTCTTACAAAGTACTTCGTGTGGTAAACGGGTTTACAAGAGCAGACTACAGTTATCGTTATAGGGGACAGACTATGCTTAATCATTATACGGGACAGAAACTCTCTGAAGAGGCCAAACAATGACAGCAACCAGAAACCAAAATCTTTGTGGGTCTTGCGTTGTTCACGTTCACATTACAGTGTTGCAGCTAGTTTGTATCCTCTGACGTAAGCAATACGTCGTGACTTGACTGTACAAAGACATAAGTTAGTGTGGGCatagcaaaaagaaagaaaaataatatagcCCAGCCCGCAACAGTACAAAGACAGGAGACAGGAGCCATTGCTCCTGGCTCTCGGCTGCAAAAACCATCAGCTTTTAATTAGATACGTAGATTCAGATTGGACAGTGTGATTGGTGTGCGAGAACAGAAGGAATGAGGGTGGAACGAATTAACTTCGAGCTCCGCGTGTAGCCACCCAGACGCTGATATGGCAAGAATTTTTCAACAAGGGTGGCTTCTCTTTTGTAGAGTCATAATCCAAGGAAGGACTGCCAAGTATAAGTGAGGACACCTGATAGTcactctatttatttattcatttaaaaatacctgacaggcccaaagggcattgagtaagggggagGGGTTACTTatcacaatgaaagcacaagcaaactagTAAGGAACACGGTTACAAAGCAAGTGAACATCACAACGCAATGCAACATAGAAAATTGCAAAATACAAATATACAGAACAAGGTTCCaacgcaagtaaaaaaaaaaaaaagacagaaaaacgcATCACAACAGAATACGTTTGCGAAATAACAGCTAAAAGAGCTTTTGAGTACaagtgaagaaagaaaaaaaaaaaaaacgccacacattgcaaaataaacaaagcaagaaCTTAAACGACGAGGCTGTGTTACAGTGCTATTGCGACAAAACCACCGTAAGCTTGTGGCGAAATGAATTCAGGTTATTATTGGAGGCGATAtcatcgggaagatcattccacatgcggatggcttgtagaggtgcggatgtgttaaaagcgttcgtGTTACCAAAGCTGCggtgaagctgaggtgattatgtagcctaTCAAGTAACCAGTAGCTTTTCTCAGTCATTACAGATTTTAAAAATGTAAGTAAATCTCGGAGCATAACCACGAAGAAAGCAAGTAGTGAGAGggatgtgtgtcctattctaagcggTTGCTTCAAACCAGTCACTTCTTCTTCTAAGAAAGTTACATCATTGACTTTCTCCTGCTAATATTAAAAAAAGTACCGCACATGGTGTGCAGGAATCTGTGGTATAAAGCAGG
This genomic stretch from Dermacentor silvarum isolate Dsil-2018 chromosome 2, BIME_Dsil_1.4, whole genome shotgun sequence harbors:
- the LOC119442450 gene encoding uncharacterized protein LOC119442450, producing the protein MAGIGHLLLFAALFYVCWAGGARDSNAFMDQILLQKMPTLVRSNSRLYPNVTIPEFKFKVEATRGINRDLKVKMKEGAIRGFDTGVHRTTDCNPPAPVAFNVSISCVLDFNGIYTTFLAKTEGDNLLGTEKRVPVNVTVVDTTGRFEATSSTGRAGIVRTFHIDRIRLRTTYGDNLHLNDARKTEFIRQIEEKVMAVLYDALYNDYMHLLNHAIDGLRFPNP